One Vallitalea pronyensis genomic region harbors:
- a CDS encoding amidohydrolase, producing MAFMVIKNVNVLTMNKEKDIIENGVVVLDDHIIHDIGNEELLDQYPCDHIIDGKNGMLIPGMINTHTHTSMVVFRSLGDDVPNRLKRYLFPLEKMLVDKGLVYLGAKYGILEMLLGGVTTFTDMYFYEDEVAKAAKELGIRGVLGETIMNFPSPDSEEPYGGLAYSKWFIEKWKDDDLIIPAVAPHALYTNDKEHLQMAAALSDKYHVPMMMHVAEMEYEYKQCIEEHHMTPVKYLDSIGVLSDRFLVAHGILVTEEDIDILEKRKVGIAHNVGANSKGAKGVAPITEMFHRGMKVGLGTDGPMSGNTLDIVTQMSLVGKVHKLFNHDRRLFPASEILEMATIGGARALNLDKDIGSIEVGKKADLVLVETSSVNMQPIYDYYSVLVYSANPSNVDTVIVDGKVLVKNKQLVQREVATSTTIDEVTNTPLAIMEQLKRVREKIEKAANKL from the coding sequence ATGGCTTTCATGGTGATAAAAAATGTGAATGTGCTTACAATGAATAAAGAGAAAGATATCATTGAAAATGGTGTTGTCGTATTAGACGACCATATCATTCATGATATAGGTAATGAAGAATTATTAGATCAATATCCATGTGATCATATCATAGATGGCAAAAATGGTATGCTTATACCAGGTATGATTAATACCCATACCCATACTTCCATGGTGGTTTTTAGAAGTCTTGGGGATGATGTACCCAATCGATTAAAAAGGTATCTATTTCCCTTAGAAAAAATGCTGGTGGATAAAGGGTTGGTTTATTTAGGTGCAAAATATGGTATCTTAGAAATGCTTTTAGGTGGTGTTACCACATTTACAGACATGTATTTTTATGAAGATGAAGTGGCTAAAGCAGCGAAAGAACTTGGCATTCGAGGGGTTTTAGGAGAGACCATCATGAATTTTCCCTCGCCAGATTCAGAAGAACCTTATGGAGGATTGGCATACAGTAAATGGTTTATAGAAAAATGGAAAGATGATGACTTAATTATTCCGGCTGTAGCACCTCATGCACTGTATACCAATGATAAGGAACATTTGCAAATGGCTGCGGCATTATCAGATAAGTATCATGTACCCATGATGATGCACGTTGCAGAAATGGAATATGAATATAAGCAATGTATAGAAGAACATCATATGACACCAGTAAAGTATTTGGATAGCATTGGTGTGCTGAGTGACAGGTTTTTAGTTGCTCATGGTATATTGGTAACAGAGGAAGATATCGATATATTGGAAAAAAGAAAAGTGGGTATTGCTCATAATGTTGGTGCCAATTCAAAAGGAGCAAAAGGCGTTGCCCCCATTACGGAAATGTTTCATAGAGGGATGAAGGTTGGTTTAGGAACAGATGGACCCATGAGTGGAAACACCCTGGATATCGTCACCCAGATGTCATTGGTTGGAAAAGTGCATAAATTATTCAATCATGACCGTCGTCTATTTCCAGCCAGTGAAATACTGGAGATGGCTACCATTGGGGGCGCTAGAGCCTTAAACTTAGATAAAGATATAGGCTCTATTGAAGTTGGAAAAAAAGCTGATTTAGTTTTAGTTGAAACATCTTCTGTCAACATGCAGCCCATTTATGATTATTATTCCGTATTGGTTTATTCGGCCAACCCAAGTAATGTGGATACCGTTATTGTGGATGGTAAGGTTTTAGTTAAAAATAAGCAATTGGTTCAAAGGGAAGTAGCCACATCAACAACCATAGATGAAGTCACCAATACACCCCTGGCAATCATGGAACAATTAAAAAGAGTAAGAGAAAAAATTGAAAAAGCTGCGAACAAGCTTTAA
- a CDS encoding adenine deaminase C-terminal domain-containing protein — translation MEVKLIIKNVQVYNAYVKKFIHGDVVIRDNKFLYIGKTDQQVQDEWHAEEVIDGHGKYMIPGLVDIHMHVESSMTTPFQFSQAIIPHGVTTVVADPHEIANVFGIEGITAMIDCTTDNVVDVFYGIPSSVPSTMEQLETTGGNITVEDVPKLLAYDQICCLGEVMNFKDLIHDKASLINQIIKKVKNEKPHLRIEGHCPKISGVDLAKYIYQGVDADHTQQTPESLEEKIKNGMFIEIQQKSMTEENINYLVENELYEHFCLVTDDVMADQLMDGHLNNLVKKAIEMGMPKEMAIYVSTYTPARRMLLNDRGAIAPGKIADFILLNAIENFEIDSVYKDGALVFNGDVQYKETKHTFPEEFYHSIKRNKLAEADFDVPVPIENGQVTCRIIRVMPNTTFTKEEHDTLAIEKGKLQWQVSPYCLMTVCERYDKGSHTSFGLVTGSIIKEGAIATTYAHDHHNLMIMGKNTKDMSVAANWIIDHHGGYCVVNNGKVIAGVELPVGGILSEERIDILGKKLKQVRDSMERLGYRHHNNIMSFSTLSLPVSPSLKISDKGLIDVVEQKIVHLFVE, via the coding sequence ATGGAAGTGAAGTTAATCATAAAAAACGTTCAAGTATATAATGCATATGTTAAAAAATTTATTCATGGTGATGTGGTTATACGGGATAACAAGTTTTTATACATTGGAAAAACAGATCAACAGGTTCAGGATGAATGGCATGCCGAAGAAGTCATTGACGGTCATGGTAAGTATATGATTCCTGGATTGGTTGATATTCACATGCATGTTGAAAGTTCCATGACGACTCCTTTTCAGTTCTCTCAAGCAATTATACCACATGGTGTCACTACAGTGGTTGCTGACCCTCATGAAATAGCCAATGTTTTTGGTATAGAAGGCATAACTGCCATGATAGATTGTACTACAGACAATGTGGTAGATGTGTTCTATGGCATTCCCAGTTCTGTTCCTTCTACAATGGAACAACTTGAAACAACTGGAGGCAACATAACGGTAGAAGATGTTCCGAAACTTCTTGCCTATGACCAAATATGCTGTCTTGGAGAAGTCATGAACTTCAAGGATTTGATTCATGATAAAGCATCATTAATCAATCAAATCATTAAAAAGGTAAAAAATGAAAAACCACATCTGAGAATTGAGGGGCATTGCCCTAAAATATCGGGTGTAGACTTAGCCAAATATATTTATCAAGGTGTAGATGCAGATCATACTCAACAAACCCCGGAATCATTAGAAGAGAAAATAAAAAATGGTATGTTTATAGAAATCCAACAGAAGTCAATGACAGAAGAAAACATAAACTATCTTGTGGAAAATGAGCTATATGAACACTTTTGTCTTGTGACAGATGATGTGATGGCGGATCAGCTCATGGACGGACATCTAAACAATCTTGTCAAAAAGGCAATAGAAATGGGTATGCCAAAAGAAATGGCCATCTATGTGAGTACCTATACCCCTGCAAGAAGAATGCTTTTGAATGATAGAGGAGCCATAGCTCCGGGTAAAATAGCAGATTTTATCTTACTGAATGCTATTGAGAATTTTGAAATCGACAGCGTCTATAAAGATGGTGCATTAGTATTTAACGGTGACGTTCAATATAAAGAAACAAAGCATACATTTCCAGAAGAGTTCTATCACAGTATAAAACGGAATAAGTTAGCTGAAGCAGACTTTGACGTTCCTGTTCCCATTGAAAATGGTCAGGTTACCTGTAGAATCATACGGGTGATGCCCAATACGACCTTTACAAAAGAAGAGCATGATACGTTAGCCATAGAAAAAGGAAAATTACAATGGCAGGTAAGCCCCTATTGTTTAATGACTGTATGTGAGCGGTATGATAAAGGAAGCCATACGTCATTTGGACTGGTAACAGGAAGCATCATTAAGGAAGGAGCTATTGCCACGACCTATGCACATGACCATCATAATCTGATGATTATGGGTAAGAACACAAAGGACATGTCCGTAGCAGCCAACTGGATTATAGACCATCATGGAGGTTATTGTGTCGTAAACAATGGAAAAGTTATTGCTGGTGTAGAACTGCCAGTAGGTGGTATTCTATCAGAAGAAAGAATAGACATATTAGGTAAGAAATTAAAGCAAGTAAGAGATAGCATGGAAAGATTAGGATATAGGCATCACAACAATATCATGTCATTTAGTACATTATCCCTTCCAGTGAGTCCAAGTTTAAAAATATCCGATAAGGGATTAATCGATGTTGTCGAGCAAAAAATAGTTCATTTGTTTGTAGAATAG
- the gcvPA gene encoding aminomethyl-transferring glycine dehydrogenase subunit GcvPA, producing MQSYLPHTKEDIASMLSTIGVNCLEDLFEDIPESIRLNKRLQLHSPMSELEVSKKMKELSGRNLGVEDLVCFLGAGAYDHYIPSIIHHLTSRSEFYTAYTPYQPEISQGTLQVIFEYQSMMCELTGMDVSNASLYDGATAAAEGAFMACASTRRDKIAVSKTVNPQVRKVLKTYMAYKDIELIEIEEAHGVTDIQDLRTKMNKEVAGVIIQSPNFFGIIEDVTEVETITHDVKGLLMLHVDPISLAILKSPGDCGADIVVGEGQGLGNPLNYGGPYLGFIACTKKLMRKLPGRIVGETEDIEGKRGFVLTLQAREQHIRREKATSNITSNQALNALAAAIYLTTLGKEGLKEVANLCLQKAHYAAKKITALDGYKLQFDQPFFKEFVVTSDTEIAKVNDTLLQVGVLGGYELDKAYDTYKQSMLLCVTEKRTKQQIDQLAHVLEEMNDERV from the coding sequence ATGCAATCTTATTTACCACATACGAAAGAAGATATAGCTAGTATGCTTTCAACCATTGGTGTCAACTGCTTGGAAGATTTATTTGAAGATATACCGGAAAGCATTCGATTAAATAAACGCTTACAATTACACAGTCCTATGAGTGAGCTAGAAGTGTCTAAGAAAATGAAGGAACTATCAGGACGTAATCTGGGTGTTGAGGATTTGGTGTGTTTTCTAGGAGCCGGTGCTTACGATCATTACATTCCGAGTATCATCCATCATCTCACATCCAGGTCAGAATTTTATACGGCTTATACGCCCTATCAACCTGAGATTAGCCAAGGTACGTTGCAGGTTATCTTTGAATACCAATCCATGATGTGTGAATTAACAGGCATGGACGTGTCCAATGCATCCCTATATGATGGTGCAACAGCTGCGGCTGAAGGTGCATTTATGGCCTGCGCATCTACCAGAAGAGATAAGATAGCTGTTTCCAAAACAGTTAACCCACAAGTACGCAAAGTCCTTAAAACCTATATGGCCTATAAAGACATTGAGCTCATTGAGATTGAAGAGGCCCATGGTGTGACAGATATCCAAGATTTACGCACAAAAATGAATAAAGAAGTAGCTGGTGTCATCATTCAGAGTCCTAACTTTTTTGGTATTATTGAAGATGTCACCGAAGTAGAGACCATAACCCATGATGTAAAAGGTTTGCTCATGCTGCATGTGGACCCTATTTCACTGGCTATATTAAAATCGCCAGGGGATTGCGGTGCTGATATTGTTGTTGGCGAAGGACAGGGGTTAGGTAATCCGCTGAATTATGGTGGACCTTATCTTGGATTCATCGCTTGTACCAAGAAGCTTATGCGTAAGCTTCCAGGCAGAATCGTTGGAGAAACAGAAGATATAGAAGGTAAACGTGGTTTCGTCCTAACGCTACAGGCAAGAGAGCAGCATATTAGAAGAGAAAAAGCCACATCCAATATTACATCTAACCAAGCCCTTAATGCCCTTGCCGCAGCTATATACTTAACCACACTTGGCAAAGAAGGATTAAAAGAAGTGGCCAATCTTTGTTTACAAAAAGCACACTATGCCGCAAAAAAAATTACAGCACTGGATGGTTACAAGTTACAATTTGACCAGCCATTCTTCAAAGAATTTGTTGTCACCAGTGATACAGAAATTGCAAAGGTGAATGATACCTTGTTACAAGTAGGTGTCCTAGGTGGATATGAACTGGATAAAGCATATGACACCTATAAACAGTCCATGCTTCTATGTGTAACAGAAAAGCGGACGAAGCAACAGATTGATCAGCTGGCTCATGTATTGGAGGAGATGAATGATGAAAGGGTATAA
- the lpdA gene encoding dihydrolipoyl dehydrogenase, which yields MRDIVIIGGGPGGYVAAIRGAQLGARVCLIEMDRVGGTCLNWGCIPTKALYKHAEILRTLDKSNTYGIHVEAYAMDVQQVQERKQTIVDKLVGGVQQLLKSNHVEVIKGKGIMKDAHHVIVEKEDGTIEEIEGKHLIIATGSLPDTLPLEGIDEEGVWNTNDILAFEEVPEKLAIIGGGVVGMEFASIFNGFGSDVSVLEYLPQILNQVDSAISKRFKSMAKKSGIAITTQAEVKKIVKTTDGLDIHYRCKGKEHILSADKVLVAAGRRANLAGLELDGLGIAYTKKGIQVNENYETSVKGIYAIGDVNGKSMLAHVASHQGVHVVEHIMGMAHKEEKVVPSCIFVFPEIAYAGITEDEAKEQDIPVRVGKFMFSANGKAMTLGKDEGFVKLIAHEETHDVLGMHILGPHASDLIHEGVLAIQNGLKIEDMIETIHAHPTLAEAIHEAALDVLDLGIHSLPKKK from the coding sequence ATGAGAGACATTGTCATTATTGGTGGGGGCCCTGGAGGTTATGTGGCCGCTATTCGAGGTGCACAGTTAGGTGCTCGTGTTTGCCTTATTGAAATGGACCGTGTAGGTGGCACCTGTCTTAATTGGGGTTGCATACCTACAAAGGCCCTATACAAACATGCAGAGATTTTACGTACTTTAGATAAAAGTAACACTTATGGTATTCATGTGGAAGCCTATGCAATGGATGTACAACAAGTGCAGGAGAGGAAACAGACCATTGTGGATAAGCTAGTAGGTGGTGTACAGCAGCTCTTAAAAAGCAATCATGTAGAGGTGATTAAAGGAAAAGGCATCATGAAAGATGCACATCACGTCATTGTGGAAAAAGAAGATGGCACCATAGAAGAAATAGAAGGTAAGCACCTGATTATCGCAACAGGTTCTCTGCCGGATACACTGCCTCTTGAAGGTATAGATGAAGAAGGTGTGTGGAACACCAATGATATTCTTGCCTTTGAGGAAGTACCTGAAAAACTGGCCATCATTGGCGGTGGTGTTGTTGGTATGGAGTTTGCCAGTATATTCAATGGCTTTGGTTCAGATGTTTCTGTGCTGGAATATTTGCCTCAAATACTAAATCAAGTAGATTCTGCTATTTCCAAACGTTTTAAATCCATGGCGAAGAAAAGCGGTATCGCCATTACCACTCAAGCAGAAGTTAAAAAGATTGTCAAAACAACAGATGGCTTAGACATACACTATAGGTGTAAGGGTAAAGAACATATCCTAAGTGCAGACAAAGTCCTTGTTGCCGCAGGACGTCGAGCTAATCTAGCAGGATTAGAGCTTGATGGTTTAGGTATAGCCTATACTAAAAAGGGTATTCAAGTCAATGAAAATTATGAAACCAGCGTAAAAGGTATTTACGCCATTGGTGATGTTAATGGTAAAAGTATGTTAGCCCATGTAGCATCCCATCAGGGTGTACATGTGGTTGAGCATATTATGGGTATGGCTCACAAAGAAGAAAAAGTTGTACCCAGTTGTATCTTCGTCTTTCCTGAAATCGCCTATGCAGGTATAACAGAAGACGAAGCAAAAGAGCAGGATATTCCAGTACGTGTTGGAAAATTTATGTTTTCTGCTAATGGAAAAGCCATGACACTGGGTAAAGATGAAGGCTTCGTTAAGCTTATTGCCCATGAAGAGACCCATGACGTTTTGGGTATGCATATATTAGGACCCCATGCTTCTGACCTTATTCATGAAGGGGTCTTGGCCATTCAGAATGGTTTGAAAATAGAAGATATGATAGAGACCATCCATGCACATCCAACTTTGGCAGAAGCCATTCATGAGGCTGCATTAGATGTTCTTGATTTGGGCATTCATAGTCTGCCAAAAAAGAAATAA
- the ald gene encoding alanine dehydrogenase, translating to MIIGVLKEIKNNENRVGLTPAGVSALVKNGHTVYVETKAGLGSGITDKEYVEAGGVILEKNTDVFDKADIIVKVKEPLACEYDLFKDGQTLYTYLHLAPNEPLTKALLRKKITGVAYETVEETSGALPLLIPMSEVAGRMSTQVGAHLLQKYNGGMGVLLGGVPGVLPAEVVIIGGGIVGTNAAKMAVGLGANVTILDISARRLAELDDLFGGRVNTLFCHDYNVAEMVKKADLLIGAVLVPGAKAPKIVTEDLVKTMKKGSVIVDVAIDQGGSIETIDRITTHDNPCYEKHGVIHYSVANMPGAVPRTSTYALTGVTLPYLLDMANKGVKEALLDDKRLLLGLNTFDGKVTYENVATAMDLAYFDPESLLK from the coding sequence ATGATTATTGGTGTGTTAAAAGAAATTAAAAACAATGAAAACAGAGTTGGATTAACACCTGCAGGTGTCAGTGCACTTGTGAAAAATGGTCATACCGTGTATGTAGAAACAAAAGCAGGGCTTGGTAGTGGTATTACAGACAAAGAATATGTTGAAGCTGGTGGGGTTATCTTAGAAAAAAATACAGATGTCTTTGACAAAGCAGATATTATCGTGAAAGTAAAAGAGCCACTAGCATGTGAATATGATTTATTCAAAGATGGTCAGACACTTTATACGTATCTTCATTTAGCACCTAATGAGCCCCTTACAAAAGCATTGCTTCGTAAGAAAATTACAGGTGTGGCTTATGAAACAGTTGAAGAGACAAGTGGTGCTTTACCACTTCTTATCCCAATGAGCGAAGTTGCTGGAAGAATGTCAACCCAAGTTGGGGCACATTTACTTCAAAAATATAATGGTGGTATGGGCGTATTATTAGGCGGCGTACCTGGTGTATTACCTGCTGAAGTTGTTATTATTGGCGGTGGTATTGTAGGAACCAATGCAGCAAAGATGGCAGTAGGACTTGGAGCTAATGTAACGATTCTTGATATTAGTGCTCGTCGACTTGCAGAGTTGGATGACTTGTTTGGTGGCAGAGTTAACACGTTATTCTGTCATGATTATAATGTTGCAGAAATGGTTAAGAAAGCCGATTTATTAATTGGAGCTGTTCTTGTACCAGGAGCAAAAGCACCTAAGATTGTCACAGAAGACTTAGTGAAAACAATGAAAAAAGGTTCTGTTATTGTGGATGTTGCCATTGACCAAGGTGGTTCCATTGAGACAATTGATCGTATTACAACACATGACAATCCTTGCTATGAAAAGCATGGGGTTATACACTATAGCGTAGCGAATATGCCAGGAGCTGTACCAAGAACATCAACTTATGCCCTCACAGGGGTTACATTACCTTATTTATTAGATATGGCTAATAAAGGTGTAAAAGAAGCTTTACTGGATGACAAACGTTTATTACTAGGACTTAATACATTTGATGGTAAAGTAACTTATGAAAATGTAGCAACGGCTATGGACCTTGCGTATTTTGATCCTGAGAGTTTATTAAAATAG
- the gcvH gene encoding glycine cleavage system protein GcvH, which translates to MKIMDNCYYTKNHEWIRVEGNEGWVGVSDYAQDAMGQIVFVELPEADDSFAQEDAFSVVESVKAASDIYMPASGTVTEVNEVLEDEPELINEDPYAHYICKIELEDMTELDNLMDAEAYGAYCESL; encoded by the coding sequence ATGAAGATTATGGATAATTGCTATTACACCAAGAATCATGAATGGATTAGAGTAGAAGGTAACGAAGGATGGGTTGGTGTGTCAGATTATGCTCAAGATGCCATGGGACAGATTGTATTTGTAGAACTGCCAGAGGCAGATGATTCATTTGCACAAGAAGATGCTTTTAGCGTTGTAGAATCTGTAAAAGCAGCATCGGATATCTATATGCCTGCAAGTGGTACAGTTACAGAAGTTAATGAGGTATTAGAAGATGAACCCGAACTGATTAATGAAGACCCTTATGCCCACTATATTTGTAAAATAGAGTTAGAGGATATGACAGAGTTAGATAATTTAATGGATGCAGAGGCATATGGCGCTTATTGTGAGTCTTTATAA
- a CDS encoding Lrp/AsnC family transcriptional regulator: MDTIDLQILRLLQKNARVTVSEISHQINLSISAVSDRLKKLESTGIIEQYTAIINPNVLHRKLTAIMFIAIDRPQYTDAFTDFVKENDEILDCLYIAGEYDYSLKIVTKDTFTLERLLNQIKAINGIKKTKTNVVLSTVKNAHSVVPSIEEE; this comes from the coding sequence ATGGATACCATTGATCTTCAAATTTTAAGGTTATTACAAAAGAATGCTCGTGTAACGGTATCGGAAATCAGCCATCAGATAAACTTATCCATATCTGCTGTCAGTGACCGGTTAAAAAAATTGGAATCTACAGGCATCATTGAACAGTATACAGCCATTATTAATCCAAATGTACTCCATCGAAAATTAACGGCTATTATGTTCATTGCCATCGATCGTCCACAATACACAGATGCTTTTACAGATTTTGTGAAAGAAAATGATGAGATATTGGATTGTTTGTACATAGCAGGTGAGTATGACTATTCGTTAAAAATAGTGACCAAAGATACCTTCACTTTGGAACGGTTATTAAATCAGATAAAAGCCATTAATGGTATCAAAAAGACAAAGACCAATGTGGTCCTTTCAACGGTTAAAAATGCCCATTCTGTTGTTCCTTCCATTGAGGAAGAATAA
- the gcvT gene encoding glycine cleavage system aminomethyltransferase GcvT, whose product MGEVKRTALYDVHHKHNGNMVDFAGYEMPLYYDSIINEHQAVRHHAGIFDVSHMGEVTVEGEEAEGYIQHLVTNDITQIDEGGVMYALMCYEDGGVVDDLLVYKYTSTKYLLVINASNIDKDYAWIKKQGEAFDVTLKNISDAIAEVALQGPKAEKILQKLTDTDVSSITFFTFKVDVLIDGKKCLVSRTGYTGEDGFEIYTTLENIAHVWEKLMEAGQEEGLQPAGLGARDTLRFEVALPLYGNEIHKDITPLEAGLSYFVKLDTDFVGKDVLVNQKETGLTRRVVGLELLGKGIARHGYEVLSPTGEKIGEITTGYKSPSLDKTIALAVVDKPFTKLGSDVVVQIRKKQVPAKVVSKKFYKKNYAK is encoded by the coding sequence ATGGGTGAAGTAAAAAGAACGGCTCTATATGACGTGCATCATAAGCACAATGGCAACATGGTAGATTTTGCTGGATATGAGATGCCTTTGTATTATGATTCCATTATCAATGAGCATCAAGCGGTTCGTCACCATGCAGGTATATTTGATGTAAGCCACATGGGTGAAGTTACTGTTGAAGGAGAAGAAGCAGAGGGTTACATACAGCATCTTGTTACCAATGATATAACACAGATTGATGAAGGTGGCGTCATGTATGCGCTGATGTGTTATGAAGACGGTGGTGTGGTTGATGATCTATTGGTCTACAAATACACCTCAACCAAATACTTATTGGTCATTAATGCCAGCAATATTGATAAAGACTATGCTTGGATTAAAAAACAAGGAGAAGCATTTGATGTGACGTTGAAGAACATCAGTGATGCCATAGCAGAGGTGGCTCTCCAAGGACCAAAAGCCGAGAAGATTCTTCAAAAGCTTACGGATACCGATGTAAGCAGTATTACATTCTTTACTTTCAAAGTGGATGTGTTGATTGATGGTAAGAAGTGTCTTGTATCCCGTACAGGTTATACAGGAGAAGATGGCTTTGAAATCTACACAACCCTAGAAAACATAGCCCATGTATGGGAGAAACTCATGGAAGCTGGTCAAGAGGAAGGGTTACAGCCTGCTGGACTTGGTGCTCGCGATACATTGCGTTTTGAAGTGGCATTACCTCTCTATGGTAATGAAATTCATAAGGATATTACACCCCTTGAAGCGGGATTATCCTACTTTGTTAAACTGGATACGGACTTTGTAGGCAAAGATGTACTCGTTAATCAAAAAGAAACAGGGTTGACAAGAAGAGTGGTAGGACTTGAACTCCTTGGAAAAGGTATCGCCAGACATGGGTATGAAGTCTTATCACCAACGGGTGAGAAAATAGGTGAAATCACAACAGGTTACAAGTCACCTTCACTTGATAAAACCATTGCCTTAGCTGTTGTAGATAAACCTTTTACGAAGCTAGGTTCAGATGTGGTGGTTCAGATTAGAAAAAAACAAGTGCCAGCAAAGGTTGTCAGCAAGAAGTTCTATAAGAAAAATTACGCTAAGTAA
- the gcvPB gene encoding aminomethyl-transferring glycine dehydrogenase subunit GcvPB, translating to MMKGYNKLIFELSKEGRKSYDLPDCDVPTISASELIPKNMLRETDAMLPEVSEVDVVRHFTLLSNKNFGVDTGFYPLGSCTMKYNPKINEDMASLPGFTALHPLQPEQTVQGALKMMYELQDMLQEITGMHKVSLQPAAGSQGELTGLMIVKAYHNKNGDTHRKKIIIPDSAHGTNPASATMAGFTSVEIASNDKGTIDLEALKAVLDDDVAGLMLTNPNTLGLFEKDIKTIASLVHEAGGLLYYDGANMNANLGITRPGDMGFDIVHLNLHKTFSTPHGGGGPGSGPVGVREDLAPYLPMPLVEKQADNYRLQYASDLSIGAVKHFYGNFGVLVRAYTYILTMGAEGLKKASQLAVLNANYMKDALKDDYILPIDEVCKHEFVLAGLPENDAHVITLDIAKRLIDYGFHPPTIYFPLIIEQALMIEPTETESKENLDAFINALKAIKEEVATNPEALKNAPCDMPVRRLDEVTAARKPILRYQG from the coding sequence ATGATGAAAGGGTATAACAAACTCATATTTGAATTATCCAAAGAAGGAAGAAAAAGCTATGACCTTCCAGATTGTGATGTACCAACTATATCTGCATCAGAACTCATTCCAAAGAATATGTTACGTGAAACAGATGCCATGTTGCCAGAAGTGAGCGAGGTAGATGTAGTACGGCATTTTACATTACTATCCAACAAGAATTTTGGTGTGGATACAGGTTTTTACCCACTTGGTTCATGTACCATGAAATATAATCCTAAGATAAATGAGGATATGGCATCACTACCTGGGTTTACGGCTTTACACCCATTGCAGCCGGAACAAACGGTGCAAGGTGCTCTTAAGATGATGTATGAGCTACAGGACATGTTACAGGAAATAACAGGTATGCATAAGGTTTCCCTTCAACCAGCAGCAGGCTCCCAAGGGGAACTTACTGGCTTGATGATTGTAAAAGCTTATCATAATAAAAACGGTGACACCCATAGAAAAAAAATTATTATACCCGATTCAGCCCATGGAACCAATCCAGCCAGTGCTACCATGGCAGGGTTTACGTCAGTAGAAATTGCATCCAATGATAAAGGCACCATTGATCTTGAAGCATTAAAAGCTGTACTGGATGACGATGTGGCAGGGCTCATGTTAACCAACCCCAATACTTTGGGTTTATTTGAAAAGGATATTAAGACCATTGCTTCTCTTGTACATGAAGCAGGTGGTTTACTCTATTATGATGGCGCCAATATGAATGCCAATCTAGGTATTACTCGTCCAGGTGATATGGGATTTGATATTGTTCACCTTAATCTACATAAAACGTTCTCAACACCTCATGGTGGGGGAGGACCTGGTAGTGGACCCGTAGGTGTTCGTGAGGATCTGGCACCATACTTACCCATGCCGTTGGTTGAAAAACAAGCCGATAACTATCGTTTACAGTACGCCAGTGATTTGTCTATTGGAGCGGTTAAACATTTCTATGGTAACTTTGGTGTGCTGGTACGTGCTTATACGTATATTTTAACCATGGGAGCTGAAGGATTAAAGAAAGCCAGTCAATTGGCAGTGCTCAATGCAAATTACATGAAAGACGCCCTTAAAGATGATTATATTCTACCCATTGATGAGGTGTGTAAACATGAATTTGTGTTAGCAGGACTTCCAGAAAATGATGCACATGTTATAACCCTGGATATTGCAAAACGGTTAATTGATTATGGTTTTCATCCACCAACCATCTACTTCCCATTGATTATTGAGCAGGCACTTATGATTGAGCCGACGGAAACAGAGAGTAAAGAAAACCTAGATGCTTTTATAAACGCTCTAAAAGCCATAAAAGAAGAAGTAGCGACCAATCCGGAAGCTTTGAAAAATGCGCCATGTGATATGCCGGTAAGGCGTTTAGATGAAGTAACAGCGGCTAGAAAGCCCATACTTCGTTATCAAGGATAA